GCCAGCTTGTCCGCCTATGCGCAGGACAGTTTCCAGGGCGCCGGACAGAACAGCCAACTGGACTGTGCAGGAAAATCGGCAGAAATTGTGGGCGCGGATAACGATCTGGTCATTACCGGTGCGTGCCAGCGGCTCGAGATTCAGGGCGCCAGCAATCGGATTCGTGTGGATATGGCGAAGAACGGCATCATCGAGGTGACCGGGGCCAGCAATACCATTCACTGGACGACGCCCGATGGCTCCAGGCCTCGGCTGCGGGTCACTGGCGCGGCGAACCGGATATCCGGCAAGGCGCGCTGAACGGCGCACCGTTCCCCCTGATGCGGTCTGGCGGGCAAACGCGCTTGCGGCCGGGGGTGTTTGTCCGGCACCCTGTCGGGTGAACACAGACAGGAGGCAGGGATGCGAGCGGTGGTGGCGATGTGTATCGCGATATT
This genomic window from Caenibius tardaugens NBRC 16725 contains:
- a CDS encoding DUF3060 domain-containing protein, encoding MRLIRRVTVMAVAAVGLASLSAYAQDSFQGAGQNSQLDCAGKSAEIVGADNDLVITGACQRLEIQGASNRIRVDMAKNGIIEVTGASNTIHWTTPDGSRPRLRVTGAANRISGKAR